CTGTAACATACAGACGACACACTcaatttatggagcgggctcagcccgtgagcccgctccatactgtcTCTCCCGCCCTCCGCCGTATATATGCGGCGGATGTCGGAAAAGGGTTTATTACCAAAAATGGGAATGGAACCCAGCACAGGGGAGAAGGGAAACACTCCCTACCCATTTTGGTAATTCAGGACAGACGGAAGAAACTACTGAATGCAAGTGTACATGcggtcttaaagagaacctttcacctgcccaaaaaactgcagttgacatctCAGATTGCAggtgcctcacagattctgatgctttttattttttttcttctagctccCACCATTCCTGAGACATTGGGGCCATTAATTCTGGTGTCTGATATGCAATTGAGGTCTTTAACTGACAAGTGGGCGgttaccagggccggccttaggggtgtgcgacctgtgccattgtatagggcgcatcactccagcaggtggaagggggagctgtgctggctcccttccactgcttgttttAGAAGTCCCCTGGTTCGGCGACTCCGCAGCCGCCTTTCCATCCGggctcttcactcagtggcgtcactaccgctttagcagccatagtggctgctagcattgacaccgggcatgagggcagcTGTGCTGCCCATCCCCCATGGCCGgtggcagccgctgcggctgctacagcggtagtgatggcactatagcagagctgggaggtatcttcctgctccgctatctactagcgccactatagctccctgtaggagcggaatccccatgtggccggggattctgctcctggacggagcgcttgatgttattgtccatatatggacagtgacatcagaggcaacttctgaagcggaatccccgttcacaGCGTTACCGactctgtggctggggattctgctcctggatggagcgcttgatgtctctgtccatatatgggcagtgacatcaggggcaacttctgaagcggaatccccgttcacaGCGTTACCgactctgtggccggggattctgctcctggatggagcgcttgatgtctctgtccatatatgggcagtgacatcaggggcaacttctgaagcggaatccccgttcacagcgttgccgactctatgaccagggattccactccaggagaagccagtgacgtcactgtccataaatggacacagacgacaggagcttcttctggagtggaatccccagtcaccgcgtcggcaacgctgtatgcagggattctgcttcaggagttgcccctgatgtcactgcccatatatggacagagacatcaagcgctccatccaggagtggaatctccggccacggggattccgctccttcagggagccacagtggcgctatctaacgggggctgtgtggcactacctacagcgggactgtgtggcgctacctgcaaggggctgtgtggcactacctgcaaggggctgtgtggcactacctgcaaggggctgtgtggcactacctgcaaggggctgtgtggcactacctgcaaggggctgcgtggcacgatctacagggggatgtgtggcactagctacaagggggctatgtggaactaaatacaaggggaatctgtgagtggcgggctgatggttattgtaatgtgagtggcaggctaatgggcattttactgtggtgggctgatggttattttactgtgagtggggggctgatagtcttcaagtggtttccacctctgagctccaattgaaattaataggaggcagacaatacctgcggcgctctttggagtgctttttgcgtgcatcttttgcattagcttcaatagttaaaaaaaaaaaaggtcaaataacgctgtcaattcaaaatctgcttcaaaattcatgaaggaattttgaggcagattttttttgccttacaaaaaacgttgtctgaacataccctacgagtgtagtggtagtttttagccattttctgtctttctcaaaactatttttggtaggggtgtcctgagtaaattttatttttcgaatggtgcctcgagtccgaaaaggttgagaaactctgtactagcctacaggatcacgccggcctacgcaaggatcccgtcgtggagcagctcagttcgtcctgGTAACAGGGCCTTGgtgagtaaattattttttttggggggggggggggggcactgactacaagggggaggtggggggctgtatggcacgatctacacggAGGAGGTGGGgtccatggcactgtctacagggggcactagctacaaggcagATTTCAGTTTTCCCGTCGttaaaaccattagcaatgtttccgtcaccattgatatcaatggtgactgaaacggaagctgtggtttcactttccgttgcgggcttcacccgacggaaacctcagacggaaccccggaacggaaagcgaacggtgatgtgaacaggccctaatttgtcgatttacaaagtattggttcacaattgcagaggctcagatgtgaaataataaaaagaaacccctgggaagtgaccccccatttggaaactacacccctcaaggcatttattaagaggtgtaatgagcatcttcaccccacaggtcttttccataaatgaatgcgctgcggatggtgcaaattaaaaatttatatttttccctagttatgccatttcagtggaaaatatgtcatgcccagcttatgccacatcaaacacacaccccaaaaattgttaaaagggttctcccgggtatgacggtgccatatatgtggagggaaactgctgtttgggcacactgtatggttcaggggggagggagcgccatttggcttttggagcgcggattttgcttggtagtagtttcgtttggagtcttactggtgtttccatttataatgtgggggtatatgtaagccgggcagagtacatcaggggcatagtcaggtggtataataatggggtaaacaataacataatccatagatgtgtgttacgctgtgaagcaatcctttctgcacaggccagtgtcgcactgatatatggcgtcctttcttatgccccttttggtccacaccttttgatcacttattatcctattttttgggatgccaggtaaacaaaaaaccgcaattctggcatcgtttttttaggtttttttttatacagcgttcaccatgcgttataaattacatgttaactttattctgcgggtcagtacgattccggcgatacctaatttatagcactttttttatgttttacaactttttgcacaataaaattacttttgtaaaaagaatgtattttttctgtcgccaagttgtgagaaccataaccttttaacttttttgtcgatggagctgcatgagggcttgtattttgcgagacgagttatagtttttataggtaccatttttggatacatgcgagtttttgatcactttttattccaatatttgtaggacaaagtgaccaaaaaacagaaactctggtatagttttttacgttttttttttttacgctgttcaccgcgtgcaataaataatataatattttgatatctcaggtcgtgtggtttatttttttttcaataataaaggacttgataagagaaaaagggcgattgtgttttattttattactcaaaacttttattgttttcaaacttttatttatttcactttttttacactttttttaaattttttctcaagtcccactaggggacttgaaggtccaactgtcagattttttttttttctaatacattgcacttcctaggtagtgaaatgtattagatctgtcagttattgacTGACAGCtagccgattgcctgtcagggctggcgatctgctagcaaccgctaagatgcagcgatcgctttcgattgctgcatcgaaggggttaatggcagggatcggagctagctctgtttcctgccattacatgtggatgtcagctgtaacatacagctgacttccaccgctgatgacgctggatcagctccagagccggcggctacggaagccgatcaggctcccccgccgggtggatcttgaccggcttccgtgctaggccggatgtcagctgtaagataccgctgagcgatgatggcactggctcagcttctgagccggtgccaagcatttggcgtatggatacggcaaattacGGGAAGCACTagttttccatggcgtacccatacggcaaatgtcgggaatgggttgaaaataataataattgggtaCACGTAATATACTTTGTACTATGGGACGGATGTTTTTGTCTATGCATTGTATAATAAAGTTttgttatgaaaaaaaatattcgtGACCACACCCATGTCTGAACAGCAGGGGGCAGCAGAGTAACAACATGTCGGCTTCCCTGAGGAATGAGCTGCAGCAGTACCTCCAGGACCTGGGCATCCAGCCAGAGTGTGTGGAGCACCCTGAGGTGGGTCTAGGCTCCATTGGGTCACCTTATATAAAGCAGTTATGCCTGCAATTGATGTAACACATAAGCATTGGTGTTGTAGTGTATTACACGTGGAATGTATGGGCCTCTCTGTTAGTGCCACGTTGTATTTTACGTTTGGCACTAGAGGGCGCTGCATCTCTACATTTCAATGTTCATTCTTTCCTTTGTATGAACGCGTCTACAAACATATCCCATCACTAtggctgtatataaatatatatggcaGGGGGTCACCTACCTATGTGTCATGTTAAATAGTGGGTCCTTGAAACTGTTCTGGGTGGTGTAAGTGGCACGCTATATTTTTCTACCagctgcaacattttttttttgtcaggagGGTTGTACCTTGTTAGGATTTATTCAGACTTTGCAGATGTGGTTAAAAACTGCgttgaaaaaaatacattggAAAATCGAGTGCGTTTTTACAACAACCGGCAAATACAAATTTTACGCATGCACATTTCGCTGCGGATTTCACCACTCTCATTCAAAGGAGTAAATTTCACGCTGAAAATCAGCAGCAGAATTTGACATGCTGCAGGTTTTTAAAGTCTACCccacaggtcaatttccacaCGTGTAattcgctgtggattttccatttGCAAATCTGTACAATCTCCGCTATGTGTAAACCTATCATTCGGGGtaaattcagacgctgcagaattGCGGCTGATTCTCGTTGCAGATTCCTCACAAAGGATCCGAGGCAATTTATAGTACAATACATTTGTATGGTGTCTTTTAAAACCCCGTCCACGTAGCAGAAAAAAACAGCTGAATTGAGGGCCTGCCGGGGGGTTCTCAAATCTGCATCATGTCAATTCTGTTGCCTATTCCTTCTACAGATTTGTAATAAATAGTGAAATCAGCAGCAAATCCGCGTGTAGCTTTAGGGTAGATTCACACGCAGCATttggtcgcagaaatttctgcaactaaaaatcaGTTCCGTTCATTTAAAtgtagttgtttctgcagcaggtaaaTGGATTTCTGTAGGTTCctttcagatgaatggaaatGATTATCAGTCGCAGAAATGtctacaacaaaatctgcagcgtgtgaattcacCCGTAGTCTCTCTTTACACTAGTATtatggcttctgtttataacgGAATGGGGCTGCAATACCGGATACATCCCATAGACAAATGTGGCGCTACTTCTGGGGAAAATAAAGCAGAACCAATCCTGGACTTCCCTTCTAATGAAAGAAAAACGGCAACCAAATTATTCTTTCCATTAAGGAGGTTGATTTATGTCTTTCAGGTctttacagtggaggaaatgaTGCCCCATGTCCAGCACCTAAAAGGGGCACATAGTAAAAATCTGTTCTTAAAAGATAAGAAGAAATCGCTCTGGCTGGTGACTGTGCTCCACGACCGCCAAGTCAATCTGAATGATCTTGCAAAGAAGTTGAATGTGGGCAGTGGAAACCTGAGGTTTGCAGATGAAGCTTCCATGATTGAAAAACTGAAAGTGGGTCAGGGTTGTGCCACCCCACTCGCCCTCTTCTGTGATGACAAAGTAGATGTAAAGTTTGTTCTGGATTCCAGGTTTTTGGAAGGAGGCCATGAGAGGGTCTATTTCCATCCAATGACCAATTCTGCAACAATGGGGCTTACTCCAGATGAATTTGTCACTTTTTTGAAAAAGACTGCTCATGATCCTATCATAATAAACTTTGATGATTAGATCTAGACATGTGCTAATGGTTTATTCCAAAATACACCCACTTTGACAAATTCACTAATCAAAGTGTGCAAAAAAAATACAGTGCGCCATATTTGTAAAGTGCTTAGTTACTTTTTGTGGCTAACCCGATgatggggcgtggcttagcggaaAAGGGGAAGTCGCTTAACATACGCCAAGAAAAAGTGCTCTATAGTAAGCCAAAAAGAGGCATATATGCTGTGGAAATCTCCGGGGGTATGCCACTGTATACCATATAGTTGGATACATCACCACTATAGGTGATGTAGGtactcaatttttttttgcatgtctACTATTGTATAGGAAAGTGCAGACTATGCTTTCCTATACAGTGAAGAAACCAGGTTTACCGACGTATATCTGCCGGTGGATCCAAAAAGGACACAAATTTGGGCATCTGTTGGGTGGATGGATCTGTTCAGCGTATGTGCTAGGAGTATTTCACAGTGCATATGCTGAACGTGCACATCAAGCAATTAGCTGGTTGGAAACAttgcagtaaggccccatgcacacgaccgtaaaaattgtctgtaattgcggacccagttctattggccacggacacctttccgtatcgctacagatcTGTGTACGTGctctagaactgtgccgggaattatgcagAATGTCAGTTTTTTCCTGTtctggccgtgctcccatagtttgtatgggagcacggggcgAAAATGCGAGCGGCAGTCATGGgccggccgtgattacgggcacggccatgtgcatggggcctaaagcggCACTGAGACTCAGAGGCAGGGGAGAAGCTATATGGGTTGCAGATGTAGCAGTTGTATCCAAACCTTGGTACCTGTGGTGGGTCCAAAGGCTCCTCTGCCCCATTTACAGACACCATTACAGTATATAGAAGTTGGTGCAGTCATGCTGGAAAATCTCTGTGTattgccttttttttaaataaataaattgtttttttaaatctctttctCATGGAAAACCAGAGACAAACAGgaaaggggggagggggaggtATAACTGGGGCGTAAGAGGGTATGGGGGTATAGGTTCACACATAAGATTAGGCTGAGTTGAAGAGTGGCTGAGGCTTCCTGTGTAAACTAAGGTCAGGTACATTTCTGAAAAGTTCACAGGGCTGTGTTTATTGAGTTCAACAACATAAACTATTCAAGTACTATGTGTCATCCCAAGCAATCCTGAAGACCCTGGCCCGGGTAGGAGGGTAATAAAGTATTTGCGGTGGAGTATTGTAGAGTTTTTAGGTCGCCTTGGTAAGCACCCAGCGCCAGTTATTAAAGGGACATAAAATCTACAAATAAATTATCACAATAAACTTGCCCACagtgtttgtcagtctgcaggattttccGCATGATCAAACAGTAGGTGGAGTTTGAATCATTTTGGTCTCTTATGGCAAACACAGAATGGAAAGTTGAATTttactgcagccagttgtctgccGCGAGCATGTGCAGTTTGATCCACAAACGGATTCCAATATGAGAAATTCTGTTACATTATATGTGTCTGCATGTAAATACATATCTCCCAAGTGTCTCTTTTGGGGGGGACAgtcctttttttaaattcaaaataaaattagATGTCATTACATTTCTGGTCTTGTCTAAGTCTACACAGCAATAGTTGACAATTAGTCTGtagaaaacaggaaatgtcagccaCTGCAGAATTCAATAGAGCTGTTCTCTTATAGGCCTCagcttaagggcttattcagacgaacgtgatatacgtccgtgcaacgcgcgtgattttcacgcgcatcgcatggacctatattagtctatggggcagtgcagacagttgcgtgatttttccgcagcgtgagtccgctgtgaaaaagtcacgacatgtccattctttgtgcttatttcgcgtatcacgcacccattgaagtcaatgggtgcgtgaaaatcactcgcaccacacggaagcacttccatgggattagtgtgattcgcgcaacagctgtgaaaaggaatgaaaacagaaaagcaccacgtgcttttctgtttacaaacatccaaacggagtgtcataatgatggcggttgagtgaaaagcacacagccgcgcatcatatgctgatgacatacggagctgtcaagttccttttgcgcgcgcaaaacgctgcggtgaatccggcctaaagggaatgtgtcgctagaattttattttttagttttttagttaaacaatcattatttgagtgattacacattgttttaatattttttaattttttcacaagtcaggaaatattataaattagattctaatttataacatttccatgtgctggtcactagagggagcagttcccaaaattgcagcatggtcaatgtggtaaagcaacctcatttctttatgctgcaaatttggggtggacacactctcctctagtgtcctcacacaatcccccctcccttattatggctagtgccaggagaaggagggggttgaatcttcaaacctcctacactgtatgccgccattttctgagcgactgcacagtgtaggaggattagatacagtgctcagcagacagtataacacgaacatacacacacatcacatacacaaacataaattacctgctcctgctgcctccgctcctattccttgcatcttcgcttccttgaacatatggccggaagtcgtcatctaactgtccggcagtggcttccggtccacatgaaaatggcgccggatttcgctctgcaaacgagcttcgttttggtctgtgtgggagcggcgtatgcaccgttcccacacagagggCGTATGTTTTGCGTTGACATACGCCGTCTGGATGTTTGTATCCTACCTAATAGAGTGAGTATTTATACTGTGATGACTGAGCTTACACTCACAAAGTAGAAAAAGTGGCCACCGTGACCGTGGTGAGGAGAAGTTTGAATAGAGCAGTGGTCCAGCTTGCATGCtgtcactccattcaaagtctttaGGACTGACAGAAACAGCAGAACATGCTCTGGTTTTTCTGTCAGTCGCATTTAATGGAGAGGCAGAGGGGACAGgtgcataggtgataaatgtatttaATGTAAAAACCCCTTTATAGGGATATTCCCAGAATGGGCAATTATCACCCATCCACAAGctaataaatgtctgatcgctggatgCCCCAACCATCACACCAACGGTGTCCCAAATCCCGTTCCTCTTCATTGCTCAAACGCAGTGAGGATGACATTAAATGGAGTGTCGTTCGAGCATGCGTGCTGCGCCTCCATTCACAGTCTATGGAAATGACAGACACCAGTGTTTCCACTGCACCATTCaagttcctcctcactgcgggtGGTGCAGTATGAAGGATCTGGGGATTCGTGACCTCTGATCTCGCAATCCGTGGGGATACCAATGGCGGGGCctcagcaatcagacaattatcacctatcatgtggataggtgatatttgATGATTtcaggacaatccctttaagaggaGACAAATTCACAGGTAGGGAGCAAGAAGTATTGTGGAATTGcatatttttggagtgtgggaagaAACGAAGAACCCATTGGAAACCCAACATACATTGTTGCATAAATCTGTCCATACGAATAGGTAAGACTATTTCAAACACCAAAGGCAGTCTGAATATTGCCTTACAAGGCTGTAATCCCAGGTGTGTGTGCTCCTTTAAAAAAGCGTCCCTCTTCTGGTATccaatcattttattttttttgcaaaaacattGGTGGGAGGGTAGGGAATATGGACTGTCCCTCAGATGCAGCTGTTAGAACAAAGATTTGTCTCCAAAACGGctgaatataatataatgagcaGTTAACGTGTGCAATGACTACAAAATAGTGTAAAACCAAGATCTTACATGGTATTTTGCATTCATCTTACGCAATTcacaaaaaattaaagaaaaaaaaacaacttcttaCAATTTTTgtcataacatttttatatttctcaAGCGTTGCCTCCACCTGTCCATGTGTAACCAATGAACATTTATTTTTGCAGCTTGTATATTTGGCGAGCACTGGCGACAGCTGCACAACCCATGAAATGTAACAGGCACTGCACTGTGTGGCAGAACGGATATTATATATTTGGTGTTTTACTCTCGTCCAAAATGAGGAATAATACCAGAGGATCTGACACCCGAGTCCTGAACCTGACACTTCAGATACCTCCATTGTGCAGCAGAGAAAAAAAAGGCTTTGCCTAACGTAGTGATTGTGAATGTGTATTTCAcgtaatgtacatttttttttaacccatttaCTGCCAGAGATCCTAGCTAATTTTTCTTCTTTGGTTGCCAAGACATTTGTAGCCCATTGCTTTTGTTGGGTGGAAGAGGGCATCTGGCTCCCATAAGTGCCTATAGGGGAATAAGGCAGAAAAGCTGCCTTCTACTTCACCATGAAGTTTCTTTGTTCACAGTCCTGGGGGCACCTAAGGGACACTCTGGGTCATGGTCACACTGAAACTGGAGCCTTGCCTGAACCAAGGTATCCCATTTACATCTGCACTTTTTAGGTTGCAAGTCCAAATATCACTTTTGGAACTTGTAGTCCAGACTCCTGCTTTAAAATGATCCAAAGAGCACAACTTTATTGTCACGCTGACATTATCAGTTCATTACTGAGAGATGAAGCCAtgacctagtgcgctactgggcaCTCGACAGTCCTCTCGCCATAATGTACTAGTTACGTCCTTAGCAGTAAAATGGTTTTTAGTAGCAATTAGAAtctatattataaactgaaagaaCTGTTTCAACCAGAAAAAATACCAAGAACTCCAATTACTTCACATCACACCACCTTAAGGGGAATGAATATTGTACTGAATTCTAGTTCCATTAATAAGATGTAAGTCTGTAAAAGAGAAACCAtatgggaatttattaagacttgcgtttcatatgccagtcttaatctgAAACAGATGTTCCTAATTTATTAAGTTAGGTGCGTCTCTGGCCGCCTGCgtgccagaaagtcaaatcttAGCTGGCACAATTTGggccagtttctggcataaattatagtatatTATACCTTAAAATAACAGCGAGTTTTTTTGTAAaatcaacttaaagaggctctgtcaccacattataagtgccctatcttctacataatgcgatcggcgctgtaatgtagatcacagcagtgttttttattttgaaaaactatcaattttgacggagttatgacctattttagatttatgctaattactttcttaatggacaactgggcgtgttttactttttgaccaagtgggcgttgtggagagaaatgtatgacgctgaccaatcagtgaccaatcagcgtcatacacctctcccCATTAATTTACGCTGCAATAGTGTTCTTACCAGATcactatatgcagccacatacacacacattaacgctaCTCAAGTgtactgacagtgaatatacattacctccagacaggacgggatgtgtattcagaatgtaTTCACTGTCAGTACACTTGAGTAGCgttagtttgtgtgtatgtggctgcacatcgttttctagtaagaacactatctgttgtgtaaatgaatggggagaagtgtatgacgctgattggtcactgattggtcagcgtcatacacttcactccacaacgcccacttggtcaaaaagtaaaaacacgcccagttgggcattaagaaactcattagcataaagctaatataggtcataactccgtcaaaaatgattgtttttctaaataaaaaccactgctgtaatctacattacagcgccaatcacatcatgtacaatataggccacttataatgtggtgacagagtatcTTTAAGCGTTAAGAAGTTCACATCAAACTATGATCTtacatataaggctatgttcacacctgcgttgtgacATTCTGTTCTGCTCGgtcaaaggagcagaacaagggaataaaggaagcaacggttcctttgcacaatggacaccgccgacggaacccattgacttcaatggtctcCATTagggtgtctgtgattttaccagacacaatagcggatgctgcgctattgtctcatgtaatccctgccggatctgtgacagtggcccctaacggagcctccaacccagatgtaaacgaagcctaagtTTGGCTTTCATGTCGTGCATTGTATATATTCTTTATACAGTGCAAGATATATTTTAGCATGACGTACATTGCTAAGACAAATAGGCGATGTTTTTCCAAAAATAACACTTTTTACACTAGACATCCAAAATTTTCCTTGTTTTTCTGGTTCTTGTAAGCTTTTTACATATTTAACTATAAATGCTACAGTTCCTTTCTTTACAACCTAGAGTTTATAAATGTGCATTTACCATGGGTGTACCGATCGTCCCCATCCATAAAGACCAATCGATGGTGGTCAACAAGCTTACACACCATTCACCCATAGACA
This genomic stretch from Rhinoderma darwinii isolate aRhiDar2 chromosome 4, aRhiDar2.hap1, whole genome shotgun sequence harbors:
- the LOC142761337 gene encoding prolyl-tRNA synthetase associated domain-containing protein 1-like; translation: MSASLRNELQQYLQDLGIQPECVEHPEVFTVEEMMPHVQHLKGAHSKNLFLKDKKKSLWLVTVLHDRQVNLNDLAKKLNVGSGNLRFADEASMIEKLKVGQGCATPLALFCDDKVDVKFVLDSRFLEGGHERVYFHPMTNSATMGLTPDEFVTFLKKTAHDPIIINFDD